The Chlorogloeopsis sp. ULAP01 genome has a segment encoding these proteins:
- a CDS encoding CsbD family protein has translation MSLEDRAKATAKNVEGKAQEAWGNVTGDPQDKAEGKAKQAESEVRHATEDVKDNIKKAVD, from the coding sequence ATGAGTTTAGAAGATAGAGCAAAAGCAACAGCTAAAAATGTAGAAGGAAAAGCTCAAGAAGCTTGGGGAAATGTAACTGGCGATCCACAAGATAAAGCAGAAGGCAAAGCTAAACAAGCAGAAAGTGAAGTACGTCATGCAACCGAAGACGTAAAAGATAACATCAAAAAAGCAGTTGACTAG